From a region of the Hymenobacter jejuensis genome:
- a CDS encoding phosphatase PAP2 family protein codes for MYCKPLKGGVLMVLVWWLWFRRNEVSKVRVRQVLLATLVGSLLAMFSTRVLVNVMPERQRPIYNTELNMKIHPSLYNPGFKDVTSFPSDHATLFLALSTGFFFLSRRLGFAVLAYVLIVICLPRMYFGLHYPSDIVVGGLIGASAVTIANLAWVRRHLFQPLLQWSEPRPEFLYSVLFLLTYQVTDMFESTRSILSFLFHRH; via the coding sequence ATGTATTGCAAACCTCTGAAGGGCGGGGTGCTGATGGTGTTGGTCTGGTGGTTGTGGTTTCGCCGGAATGAAGTGAGCAAGGTGCGGGTGCGCCAGGTATTGCTGGCCACGTTGGTGGGCAGCCTGCTGGCCATGTTCTCTACGCGCGTACTTGTCAACGTAATGCCCGAGCGCCAGCGGCCTATCTACAATACGGAGTTGAATATGAAAATTCATCCGTCTTTGTATAATCCTGGCTTTAAAGATGTTACCTCTTTCCCCAGCGATCATGCCACCCTTTTTCTGGCCTTGAGCACTGGGTTTTTCTTCTTATCGCGACGGCTGGGGTTTGCCGTGCTCGCTTACGTACTGATTGTAATTTGCCTGCCGCGCATGTATTTCGGGCTGCACTATCCCAGCGATATTGTAGTGGGCGGGCTCATTGGGGCCTCTGCCGTTACGATTGCAAATCTGGCGTGGGTGCGGCGCCACCTTTTTCAGCCCTTGTTGCAGTGGAGCGAGCCCCGCCCCGAGTTTCTCTACTCAGTCTTATTCCTTCTGACTTACCAGGTTACGGATATGTTCGAAAGTACTCGCTCTATCCTGAGCTTCTTGTTTCATCGGCACTGA
- a CDS encoding phosphatase PAP2 family protein translates to MVNAFDREIILGVNRLVNQSKHLDEFINFLSYSDLVKGGVLMALVWWVWFQCKDAAAGCAPAQRVLLATLTGCLLGMAVTRTITHVAPYRDRPLHVAELHLKTVRGEIPADSNDTNSFPSDHATLFWALATGFFFISRRLGWAVAAYVLLFISFPRLYLGVHFPSDLLVGGLIGVVAVWITNRPWLHEHVFARVLVWGERYPSPFYMGLFLFTYQVGAMFNDVRVLLHAVFGTH, encoded by the coding sequence ATGGTTAATGCCTTTGACCGCGAAATCATTCTGGGGGTGAACCGGCTGGTAAATCAGTCGAAGCACCTTGATGAATTTATAAATTTCCTTAGCTACTCCGATTTGGTCAAGGGCGGTGTGCTTATGGCCTTGGTGTGGTGGGTGTGGTTCCAGTGCAAAGACGCTGCTGCGGGCTGCGCGCCTGCGCAGCGCGTACTATTAGCTACCTTGACGGGATGCCTGCTGGGTATGGCCGTCACGCGTACCATCACACACGTAGCGCCTTACCGCGACCGGCCCTTGCACGTGGCCGAACTCCACCTGAAAACGGTACGCGGTGAGATTCCTGCCGATTCCAACGACACCAATTCCTTTCCCAGCGACCATGCCACGCTGTTTTGGGCGCTGGCAACGGGTTTTTTCTTTATTTCCCGTCGCTTGGGCTGGGCAGTCGCGGCGTATGTGCTACTGTTCATTAGCTTCCCTCGCCTGTACCTAGGCGTGCACTTTCCCTCTGATTTGCTGGTGGGCGGCCTAATTGGGGTGGTGGCTGTGTGGATCACCAACCGTCCTTGGCTGCACGAACACGTATTTGCGCGCGTGCTGGTATGGGGCGAGCGTTACCCGAGCCCGTTTTACATGGGTTTGTTCCTGTTTACCTACCAAGTGGGGGCCATGTTTAACGACGTGCGCGTGCTGCTACATGCTGTGTTCGGTACCCATTAG
- a CDS encoding phosphatase PAP2 family protein produces MLAFFMWWLWFRPQPDVARTRNVIVALLVGCLLSMAVTKVLIRVFPGRPRPMDNTEMHLVTPYTVDRKTTSNDASSFPSDHATMFFALVAGFWAISRRYGLLALLYVLVVVCLPRLFMSLHYPSDMLAGGIVGIGVTSLVVWLTLHKHLLDPLLRWGQRYPGPFYAGIFLLTYQLGETFDGIKSILSYVLHGN; encoded by the coding sequence GTGCTAGCTTTCTTTATGTGGTGGCTATGGTTTCGGCCTCAGCCGGATGTTGCCCGCACCCGCAACGTGATCGTGGCGCTGCTGGTCGGCTGTCTGCTGTCGATGGCCGTTACCAAGGTGTTGATTCGGGTGTTTCCGGGCCGCCCGCGCCCCATGGACAACACCGAGATGCATCTGGTCACCCCCTACACCGTCGACAGAAAAACCACTTCTAACGACGCCAGTTCCTTCCCAAGCGACCACGCGACCATGTTTTTTGCGCTGGTAGCAGGTTTCTGGGCGATTTCGCGGCGCTACGGGCTGCTGGCGCTGCTCTATGTGCTGGTAGTGGTGTGCTTGCCGCGCCTGTTTATGTCACTGCATTATCCTTCCGATATGTTGGCGGGCGGTATAGTAGGTATCGGAGTGACCAGCCTGGTAGTTTGGCTGACCCTGCACAAGCACCTGCTCGACCCGCTCCTGCGCTGGGGACAACGTTATCCGGGGCCGTTTTACGCCGGCATTTTCCTGCTTACCTACCAGCTCGGCGAAACATTCGATGGAATAAAAAGTATTCTGTCATACGTTCTTCACGGAAATTAA
- the hemB gene encoding porphobilinogen synthase: MSIIPTHRPRRNRKSEVIRNMVQETNLTVHDFIYPIFVTEGQNQLVEVKSMPGIFRYSLDRIIDEVGACVELGVKSFAPFPQINDELKDRLARESANPDGLYLRTVSEIKRHFPEVVLMTDVAMDPYSSDGHDGVVDAESGEILNDASLEVLGQMALAQARAGADVIAPSDMMDGRVAWIRDVLDRNAFSHVSIMSYTAKYASAFYGPFRDALGSAPKKGDKKTYQMNPANRREALRELRLDEAEGADMVMIKPALSYLDIIREVRDNTTLPVTAYNVSGEYAMVKAAALNGWVDGERTMMEVLMSIKRAGADAILTYFAKEAAQVLRRG; encoded by the coding sequence ATGTCCATTATTCCAACCCATCGCCCCCGGCGCAATCGTAAGTCTGAAGTTATTCGCAACATGGTGCAGGAAACGAACCTCACCGTGCACGATTTTATTTACCCCATTTTTGTCACCGAAGGCCAGAATCAACTGGTAGAAGTGAAGTCGATGCCGGGCATTTTCCGCTACTCGCTCGACCGCATCATTGACGAAGTGGGAGCCTGCGTAGAGCTGGGGGTCAAGTCTTTTGCACCATTTCCCCAGATCAACGACGAATTAAAAGACCGGCTGGCCCGCGAAAGCGCCAACCCCGACGGCTTGTATTTGCGCACGGTCTCGGAGATCAAGCGTCACTTTCCGGAAGTGGTGCTCATGACTGATGTGGCCATGGATCCCTATAGTTCCGACGGCCACGACGGCGTAGTGGATGCAGAAAGCGGTGAAATTCTGAACGATGCGTCGCTGGAAGTGCTGGGCCAAATGGCCCTGGCGCAGGCCCGCGCCGGCGCCGACGTAATTGCGCCATCCGACATGATGGACGGCCGCGTCGCCTGGATTCGTGATGTGCTCGACCGCAACGCGTTTTCGCATGTGAGCATCATGAGTTACACGGCCAAATACGCCTCGGCATTCTATGGTCCTTTCCGCGATGCGCTGGGCTCGGCCCCCAAGAAAGGCGACAAGAAAACCTACCAGATGAACCCCGCCAACCGCCGCGAAGCCCTGCGTGAGCTACGCCTCGACGAGGCAGAAGGTGCTGATATGGTGATGATTAAGCCTGCCCTAAGCTATTTGGATATCATTCGGGAAGTGCGCGATAACACCACCTTACCCGTGACGGCCTACAACGTATCGGGGGAGTATGCAATGGTGAAAGCAGCCGCTCTCAACGGTTGGGTTGATGGCGAACGCACAATGATGGAGGTGCTCATGAGCATCAAGCGCGCCGGCGCCGACGCCATCTTAACCTATTTCGCGAAGGAAGCCGCACAGGTATTGCGGCGCGGCTAA
- the rocD gene encoding ornithine--oxo-acid transaminase: MEATSATARRSQELMALEERYGAHNYHPLPVVLSRGEGVHVWDVEGKHYFDFLSAYSAVNQGHCHPRIIAAMTEQAQRLTLTSRAFFNDQLGEAEKYLCELFNYDKALLMNSGAEAVETALKLARKWGYQEKGIAPNQARIVVAEHNFHGRTTGIISFSTDPDSTGGFGPYSPGYQVVPYDDLKALEEALLDPHICAFLVEPIQGEAGVVVPSEGYLAKAQALCKAHKVLLIVDEIQTGLGRTGQLLASCYEGVHADILVLGKALSGGVMPVSAVLARDEVMLTIQPGQHGSTFGGNPLACAVMRAALDVLQEEHLAENARILGEVFRERMRRVQEKCPKTVDLVRGKGLLNAVVIRPSDDGRTAWDVCVTLMERGVLAKPTHGDIIRFAPPLVITEEQLHDACDIIEQIILEF; encoded by the coding sequence ATGGAAGCTACCTCTGCCACCGCCCGCCGCAGCCAAGAACTGATGGCACTAGAAGAGCGCTATGGCGCTCACAATTACCACCCATTGCCGGTGGTGCTAAGCCGCGGCGAGGGTGTACACGTATGGGACGTGGAAGGCAAGCATTATTTTGATTTTCTCTCGGCCTATTCGGCTGTTAATCAGGGCCATTGCCATCCGCGCATAATCGCTGCCATGACTGAGCAGGCGCAGCGACTCACGCTTACTTCACGGGCTTTCTTCAATGACCAACTGGGCGAGGCCGAAAAATATTTGTGTGAGTTATTCAATTACGACAAAGCTCTGCTGATGAACTCCGGGGCCGAAGCGGTCGAAACGGCGCTTAAGCTGGCCCGCAAATGGGGATACCAGGAGAAAGGTATTGCGCCAAACCAAGCGCGCATTGTGGTCGCCGAGCACAATTTTCACGGCCGGACCACGGGTATCATTTCGTTCAGCACCGACCCCGACAGCACCGGCGGCTTCGGGCCCTATTCACCTGGTTACCAAGTAGTTCCTTACGACGATTTAAAAGCATTGGAAGAAGCCTTGCTCGACCCGCACATCTGTGCCTTCTTGGTCGAGCCCATTCAGGGGGAAGCAGGCGTGGTGGTGCCTTCGGAAGGGTATCTAGCTAAAGCGCAGGCACTTTGCAAGGCGCATAAAGTATTGCTCATCGTCGATGAAATCCAGACGGGCCTTGGGCGGACGGGGCAGCTACTGGCGTCTTGTTACGAGGGCGTTCACGCCGATATTTTGGTATTGGGCAAAGCGCTGTCGGGTGGCGTGATGCCGGTGTCGGCAGTGCTAGCCCGCGACGAAGTGATGCTGACCATTCAGCCCGGTCAGCACGGCTCTACTTTCGGCGGCAACCCGCTGGCTTGCGCCGTAATGCGCGCTGCGCTCGATGTGTTGCAGGAAGAGCATTTGGCCGAAAATGCCCGTATCCTCGGCGAGGTATTCCGCGAACGAATGCGCCGGGTGCAGGAAAAATGTCCCAAAACCGTAGACCTAGTACGCGGCAAAGGCTTGCTCAACGCCGTGGTTATCAGGCCTTCGGATGATGGGCGGACGGCTTGGGACGTATGCGTGACCCTGATGGAACGCGGGGTACTGGCCAAGCCCACCCACGGCGACATCATTCGGTTTGCCCCGCCGCTGGTCATCACCGAAGAGCAATTGCACGATGCGTGCGACATTATCGAGCAAATCATCTTGGAGTTCTAA
- a CDS encoding RidA family protein: METLHHEQAPKAVGPYAQAIVAGNLVFCSGQTPLNPATMQIEATTIEDQTRQVLHNLGIVLSIKGLSLQNVVKTTVFLKNFADFARMNAVYADVFGTHRPARTTVEVSRLPLDALVEIECIAALQG, translated from the coding sequence ATGGAAACCTTGCACCACGAACAAGCACCTAAGGCCGTTGGGCCTTATGCTCAGGCTATTGTCGCCGGCAATCTGGTCTTTTGCTCCGGCCAAACCCCGCTGAATCCGGCAACAATGCAGATTGAAGCCACCACAATCGAAGACCAGACTAGGCAAGTGTTGCATAACCTCGGTATTGTATTGTCTATCAAAGGTTTATCGCTGCAGAATGTAGTGAAGACTACGGTTTTCCTGAAAAATTTCGCCGATTTCGCCCGGATGAATGCGGTGTATGCTGACGTGTTTGGCACTCATCGCCCTGCCCGGACTACCGTGGAAGTATCGCGGTTGCCACTCGATGCCTTGGTGGAGATTGAATGTATTGCCGCGTTGCAGGGTTGA
- a CDS encoding DUF5522 domain-containing protein, giving the protein MVFTEQYHRRRGSCCKNACRHCPWGFGSKKKTASQGLKTS; this is encoded by the coding sequence ATGGTGTTCACTGAGCAATACCATCGGCGGCGTGGCTCGTGCTGCAAAAATGCCTGCCGCCATTGCCCGTGGGGTTTCGGTAGTAAGAAGAAAACTGCATCACAAGGCTTGAAAACAAGCTAA
- the rpmB gene encoding 50S ribosomal protein L28: MARVCDLTGKRTRVGNNVSHANNKTKRKFYPNLQKKRFYIPEEDAWVTLKVAASTIRTINKNGIMSVLKKAKEQGFIVY; the protein is encoded by the coding sequence ATGGCACGAGTTTGTGATCTGACCGGCAAGCGTACCCGCGTAGGCAACAACGTTTCGCACGCCAACAACAAAACCAAGCGTAAATTCTACCCCAACTTGCAGAAGAAGCGCTTCTACATTCCGGAGGAAGATGCTTGGGTAACGCTGAAAGTGGCTGCCTCCACGATCCGCACTATCAATAAGAACGGCATCATGTCGGTGCTGAAGAAAGCCAAAGAGCAAGGCTTCATCGTTTACTAG
- the rpmG gene encoding 50S ribosomal protein L33 gives MAKKGNRVQVILECTEHKNSGQPGTSRYITTKNRKNTPERIELKKYNSVLKKMTVHKEIK, from the coding sequence ATGGCTAAGAAAGGAAACCGGGTGCAGGTAATCCTCGAGTGCACTGAGCACAAGAACTCGGGTCAGCCGGGCACCTCGCGCTACATTACCACCAAGAATCGCAAAAATACTCCTGAGCGCATTGAGTTGAAAAAATACAACTCTGTTCTCAAGAAAATGACCGTCCACAAGGAAATCAAGTAA
- a CDS encoding DUF4295 domain-containing protein encodes MAKKVVATLKTTGGKDWAKVIRAVKSEKTGAYTFREEMVPVDKVQDYLATGVK; translated from the coding sequence ATGGCTAAGAAAGTAGTAGCAACCCTGAAAACAACAGGCGGTAAAGACTGGGCTAAGGTCATCCGCGCTGTCAAGTCTGAAAAAACCGGTGCTTATACCTTCCGTGAGGAAATGGTGCCAGTTGACAAAGTGCAAGATTACTTGGCTACCGGCGTCAAGTAA
- the ftsY gene encoding signal recognition particle-docking protein FtsY: MGLFDFFKKDKESKEQQESLDKGLEKTKTSFFDQLSKAVVGKSKVDEEVLDDLESLLVHADVGIDTTVKVIDRIEKRVARDKYVGTGDLDRILREEIAALLEENNTGSAILDRPDNGEYTGPFVVMVVGVNGVGKTTTIGKLAHRFHSAGKKVVLGAADTFRAAAVDQLIVWGQRVGVQVISHGMNTDPASVAYDAVKRGVEMQADVVIIDTAGRLHNKVNLMNELTKIKRVMQKVIPDAPHEVLLVLDGSTGQNAFLQAKEFTKATEVSALAITKLDGTAKGGVVIGISDQFNIPVRYIGVGEKMTDLQLFDRHTYVNSLFSK, encoded by the coding sequence ATGGGACTTTTCGATTTCTTCAAGAAGGACAAAGAGAGCAAAGAGCAGCAGGAGTCGTTGGACAAGGGTCTGGAAAAGACCAAAACCAGCTTTTTCGATCAACTCAGCAAAGCGGTAGTCGGTAAGTCAAAGGTCGACGAAGAAGTACTCGACGACTTGGAAAGTCTGCTTGTGCATGCCGATGTGGGCATTGACACGACCGTAAAAGTCATCGACCGCATTGAGAAGCGTGTAGCCCGCGACAAATACGTGGGCACCGGTGATCTTGACCGCATTCTGCGCGAGGAAATTGCGGCGCTTCTGGAAGAAAATAATACGGGCAGCGCCATTCTCGACCGTCCCGACAACGGCGAGTACACCGGACCCTTTGTGGTGATGGTAGTGGGCGTAAACGGGGTTGGCAAAACGACAACCATCGGCAAGTTGGCGCATCGCTTCCATTCGGCTGGTAAAAAAGTAGTATTGGGCGCGGCTGATACGTTCCGCGCGGCGGCCGTCGATCAACTCATTGTTTGGGGGCAGCGCGTGGGCGTGCAGGTTATTTCGCACGGCATGAACACCGACCCTGCTTCGGTAGCTTACGATGCCGTGAAACGGGGCGTGGAAATGCAAGCCGACGTAGTAATTATCGATACGGCCGGCCGCTTGCATAACAAGGTGAACCTGATGAACGAGCTGACCAAGATCAAGCGCGTGATGCAGAAGGTAATCCCGGATGCACCGCACGAAGTCCTTTTGGTGCTCGACGGCAGCACCGGCCAAAATGCGTTCCTGCAGGCCAAAGAATTTACCAAAGCCACTGAAGTGTCGGCTCTGGCCATTACTAAGCTCGACGGCACAGCCAAGGGCGGCGTGGTAATCGGCATTTCCGATCAATTTAACATTCCGGTGCGCTACATCGGGGTGGGAGAGAAGATGACCGACTTGCAGTTATTTGATCGGCATACTTACGTTAACTCGCTCTTTTCGAAGTAG
- the rimO gene encoding 30S ribosomal protein S12 methylthiotransferase RimO: MKVRNQQANKVNVITLGCSKNVVDSEVLMGQLKANNFDVTHEAEKSDANIVIINTCGFIDNAKQESIDTILRYADEKEAGKLNKLYVTGCLSQRYKDDLEAEIPQVDAYFGTLELPQLLKTLEADYMHELVGERILTTPKHFAYFKIAEGCNRPCSFCAIPLMRGKHIDRPIEDLVKEAKRLASMGTKELILIAQDLTYYGLQHYGERKLADLLRNLSDVNGIDWIRLQYAYPSQFPLEALDVMAERSNICNYLDMPLQHISDNMLKTMRRGITKRRTVELVDTIRQRVPDIALRTTLIAGHPGETQQDFEDLYEFVEQTRFDRLGIFTYSHEENTHSYSLADDVPAEVKQDRADQIMELQQGISLELNEQKIGNVYKVLFDRKESGYFVGRTEFDSPEVDNEVLVSATPDTFVRLGDFATVQINDASDFDLYGKLVQ; this comes from the coding sequence ATGAAAGTCAGAAACCAGCAGGCCAACAAAGTCAACGTCATTACGCTCGGGTGCTCCAAAAACGTGGTTGACTCCGAAGTGCTGATGGGCCAGCTCAAAGCCAATAACTTCGACGTTACACACGAAGCCGAGAAGTCCGATGCAAACATCGTCATCATCAATACCTGCGGCTTCATCGACAACGCCAAGCAAGAAAGTATTGATACCATCCTGCGCTATGCCGACGAGAAGGAAGCAGGCAAGTTAAACAAGCTTTATGTAACCGGTTGTTTATCACAGCGTTATAAAGACGACTTGGAGGCAGAGATTCCGCAGGTTGATGCGTATTTCGGAACGCTTGAGTTGCCACAGCTACTCAAGACGCTCGAAGCCGACTACATGCACGAGCTGGTTGGCGAGCGCATCCTGACTACGCCAAAGCATTTCGCTTATTTCAAAATTGCCGAGGGCTGCAACCGGCCCTGCTCCTTTTGCGCCATACCGCTGATGCGCGGCAAGCACATCGACCGGCCAATTGAGGACCTTGTGAAAGAAGCCAAGCGTCTGGCATCGATGGGTACGAAAGAGTTGATTCTGATTGCGCAAGACCTGACGTATTACGGTTTGCAACACTACGGCGAGCGCAAGTTGGCCGATCTGCTCCGCAACTTGTCGGATGTGAATGGCATCGACTGGATTCGGCTGCAATATGCCTATCCGTCGCAGTTTCCATTGGAAGCCTTGGACGTGATGGCTGAGCGCTCGAATATCTGCAACTACTTGGACATGCCGTTGCAGCATATTTCGGATAACATGCTGAAAACCATGCGCCGCGGCATCACGAAGCGCCGCACGGTAGAGTTGGTTGATACCATCCGGCAACGTGTGCCCGACATTGCGTTGCGCACTACGCTCATCGCGGGACACCCCGGCGAAACGCAGCAGGATTTCGAAGACCTCTACGAATTTGTCGAGCAGACGCGCTTTGATCGCTTGGGCATTTTCACGTATTCGCACGAAGAGAATACGCATTCGTATTCGCTAGCCGACGACGTGCCCGCCGAAGTGAAGCAAGACCGCGCCGACCAGATCATGGAGTTGCAACAAGGCATTTCGCTGGAACTCAACGAGCAGAAAATCGGCAACGTGTACAAAGTGCTTTTCGACCGCAAGGAAAGCGGGTACTTCGTGGGCCGTACCGAGTTCGATTCGCCTGAAGTGGATAACGAAGTGCTGGTATCCGCCACCCCCGATACGTTCGTCCGGCTCGGCGACTTCGCTACCGTGCAGATCAACGACGCTTCCGACTTCGACTTGTACGGCAAGCTAGTGCAATAG
- the bshC gene encoding bacillithiol biosynthesis cysteine-adding enzyme BshC, whose protein sequence is MPLHTLSYAATGAFSPLLTDYLAQKPAVKQFYHRFPVLEEFGAQIEEKRAAYSPEARQRLVKSLQTQYARLGDVRPEVRANLNLLAKDTTFTVVTGHQLNLFTGPLYFLYKVVTTIKLCRQLKEAYPQYDFVPVYWMATEDHDFAEINHFNLFGKRYEWQSGQVGGPVGRLALDGLADQVLDQLPAEVPASFQAAYRESGTLAEAMQRLVYELFGEYGLVSLDADDPDLKQTLVPVLEREITEQVSNRAVQAASEQLAAAGYKPQVYSRPLNLFFLTDDGRRERLEFDAELDCVQVRIRNTSRCHSQQELLELARQHPEYFSPNVVLRPLYQELLLPNLCYVGGGAEVAYWFQFKKVFDEFQVPFPILLPRNSALYLGKANAGKLRKLGVTPTEVFKPLPELKKQVGALLGQEEVSLSEQQKALAETFKQITELAQRLDPTLVKTVAAEAQKTAGSLAGLEKRLSKAAESKHETAYSQLTALKDKLFPGGELQERVDNMLSILINNPQFIKQLLEAFDPLALDFVIVEEE, encoded by the coding sequence ATGCCCCTGCATACGCTTTCTTACGCCGCCACCGGCGCGTTTTCCCCGCTGCTAACCGATTATTTGGCCCAAAAACCAGCTGTAAAGCAGTTTTATCATCGCTTTCCGGTGCTGGAAGAGTTTGGGGCTCAGATAGAAGAGAAACGGGCGGCTTACTCGCCCGAAGCCCGGCAACGGCTGGTGAAGTCGCTTCAAACGCAATACGCTCGGCTGGGCGATGTGCGCCCGGAAGTGCGCGCCAACCTGAATCTTCTGGCCAAGGACACTACCTTCACTGTCGTCACGGGGCACCAGCTTAATCTTTTTACCGGGCCCCTGTACTTTTTGTATAAGGTGGTGACTACCATTAAGTTGTGTAGGCAGTTGAAAGAAGCTTACCCGCAATATGACTTCGTGCCGGTGTATTGGATGGCAACCGAAGACCACGATTTTGCCGAGATCAACCACTTCAATCTTTTTGGAAAGCGTTACGAATGGCAGTCGGGGCAAGTAGGTGGGCCGGTAGGCCGGCTTGCGCTCGATGGCTTAGCCGATCAGGTGCTGGATCAGCTGCCCGCCGAGGTGCCTGCATCTTTTCAGGCTGCTTACCGCGAATCAGGTACGCTGGCTGAGGCCATGCAACGCCTTGTGTATGAGTTGTTTGGTGAATATGGATTAGTGAGCCTAGATGCCGACGACCCGGATTTAAAGCAGACCTTGGTGCCGGTGCTGGAGCGCGAAATCACGGAGCAGGTTTCCAACCGGGCTGTGCAAGCCGCCAGCGAGCAGCTTGCCGCCGCGGGCTACAAGCCGCAAGTGTACTCTCGGCCGCTCAACCTGTTTTTCCTAACGGACGACGGTCGCCGCGAGCGCCTTGAGTTTGATGCGGAACTGGATTGCGTACAAGTCCGGATTCGGAATACCAGCCGCTGCCATAGCCAACAAGAACTGCTGGAGCTGGCGCGCCAGCATCCCGAATATTTTAGCCCAAATGTGGTCTTAAGGCCTCTGTATCAAGAGCTTCTGCTGCCAAACCTGTGTTACGTGGGTGGTGGCGCTGAAGTAGCGTATTGGTTTCAGTTCAAAAAAGTATTCGACGAGTTTCAGGTGCCGTTTCCTATCCTGTTGCCGCGCAATTCGGCCTTATACTTGGGCAAAGCGAACGCAGGCAAACTACGCAAGTTGGGGGTGACACCAACCGAGGTTTTCAAGCCGTTGCCGGAGCTTAAGAAACAAGTAGGCGCCTTGCTGGGGCAGGAAGAAGTGAGCTTGTCAGAACAGCAAAAAGCGCTGGCCGAGACATTTAAGCAAATAACAGAGCTGGCTCAGCGCCTCGACCCGACCTTGGTAAAAACCGTCGCCGCCGAAGCCCAAAAAACAGCCGGCAGCTTGGCCGGCCTAGAAAAGCGCCTGAGCAAAGCTGCCGAATCGAAACACGAAACAGCGTATTCGCAGCTGACGGCACTGAAGGACAAGCTTTTCCCCGGCGGCGAGCTCCAGGAGCGCGTTGACAACATGCTGTCGATCCTGATTAATAACCCGCAGTTTATCAAACAGTTGCTCGAGGCTTTCGATCCGCTGGCGTTGGACTTTGTAATTGTAGAAGAAGAGTAA
- a CDS encoding 5-formyltetrahydrofolate cyclo-ligase: MVKAELRRQMLARRRALAKSELEDRSNRLSEHLFREFAITKWRWLHVFLPAVGQHEPDTWKIISRIWAEKLRLQIAVPVVQPDGKTLRHYHLTPTTQLAESHWHIPEPQGATEVAPAAFDAVLVPLLAFDKAGHRVGYGKGFYDRFLQECRPDALRIGLSLEPPVERISDAWEGDMPLHACLTPEQVYWFEE, from the coding sequence ATGGTAAAAGCTGAACTTCGACGCCAAATGCTGGCCCGTCGCCGGGCGCTGGCTAAGTCCGAGCTGGAAGACCGCAGCAATCGGCTAAGCGAGCACTTATTCCGGGAGTTTGCAATAACCAAGTGGCGGTGGTTGCACGTATTTCTGCCGGCCGTCGGCCAACATGAGCCCGATACCTGGAAGATTATCTCTCGGATCTGGGCTGAGAAGCTACGTTTGCAAATTGCGGTACCCGTTGTGCAACCGGATGGCAAAACCCTGCGCCATTACCATCTCACCCCCACGACGCAACTGGCCGAGAGCCACTGGCATATTCCTGAGCCTCAGGGGGCTACTGAAGTGGCTCCTGCAGCCTTCGATGCAGTATTGGTGCCGCTTTTAGCCTTTGACAAAGCAGGGCATCGGGTGGGCTACGGCAAAGGCTTCTACGACCGATTTTTGCAGGAATGCCGGCCGGACGCGCTGCGAATTGGGCTGAGCTTGGAGCCGCCTGTGGAGCGCATCAGTGATGCTTGGGAAGGCGACATGCCGCTACACGCTTGCCTGACACCAGAGCAAGTGTATTGGTTTGAAGAGTAA
- a CDS encoding GDYXXLXY domain-containing protein — translation MPEPQPLPHRQRWLLLTLLAQVLFIVAVAGAGYATMAYGRTITLRTTPVDPRDLMYGDHLVLNYTISRLPLNLWSEPTRPRRGTPVYVVLRPVGEAYEAVRVVAKEPAVPAEQVVLRGWVADNWRRGLRLRYGLEKYYVPEGVGKQLEKQATRHPMLVHISIAPWGQARITEAQVIK, via the coding sequence ATGCCCGAACCGCAACCGCTTCCTCATCGCCAACGCTGGCTGTTGCTGACGCTTCTGGCGCAAGTCCTGTTCATTGTGGCCGTTGCTGGCGCTGGCTATGCCACTATGGCCTACGGCCGCACCATTACCTTGCGCACCACGCCCGTCGATCCGCGTGACTTGATGTACGGCGATCATTTGGTGCTGAACTATACCATCAGCCGACTCCCCCTCAACCTCTGGAGCGAACCTACTAGGCCCCGCCGAGGCACGCCGGTGTATGTTGTGTTGCGGCCGGTCGGGGAGGCGTATGAAGCCGTGCGGGTAGTTGCGAAAGAGCCAGCCGTGCCTGCCGAGCAAGTAGTCTTGCGCGGCTGGGTGGCTGATAACTGGCGGCGCGGCCTGCGCCTGCGCTATGGCCTAGAGAAATATTATGTACCAGAGGGCGTTGGCAAGCAACTCGAAAAGCAAGCCACCCGTCACCCCATGCTCGTGCACATCAGCATCGCCCCCTGGGGCCAAGCCCGAATCACCGAAGCACAGGTGATAAAGTAA